The Bacteroidia bacterium genomic interval ATCGTTGTGTTTTGTCAAAAAATATGGAATTATTTTCACTAAATAGTTGCATTATTAAATATTTCACCCTAATTTGCAATCATAAAGTTGGAAATCACCAAAAAGAACGCTTTGAAATCTAAAGATCCGGCAAGTCGAGATGAAGTAGCACGCTTTCTGGAAGTGTTTGTCCAACAGAAAAAAGAATTCGGAATACGATTCTACCAGCGGAAAAAAAATGTGCAGGCCCTGCTGGATTTGGAAATCAGTGCTCGAAGAAGAGAAAAAATATTAGAAAGTCTGCAGATAGAAGATTATTACAAGGGACCGAGGGAAGATGGAGTGAATAAAGGAGCCGAGTTTTGGGAATTTGGTGTATATCTCAAAAAAAAAGATGTCTACATCAAGATTTCCATCGGCCTGGGAGAAGAAGCGGTAAGATGCTTTTCCTTTCATGAAGCAGAAAGGCCCATAAAGTATCCCTACAAATAAATTATTAGAAGAAGAGAGCTGAGAGACAGCTGAGCAAACAGCAACAACCATGGACACAAGCACAACTAGAAACACACAGATCGCTCGCTGGACTCTCCTCCTTCCTCTAACAAAACCAAATGTATATGAAAGGTTCAACAGGAAATAAAAATTCGAAATTGATGCAGGAATGGGTGGAATACACATTCCGTAAAGAGCCCTTCAAGGTATTTGGCTCCTATTATGTAGATGAAAATGGAGAAGAATATACGACTACAGAGCTGGATGAATTTAAAGTAACCCAGGCACAAAATCTGTATCGTACCAAATATCACATTCCCTTTCCCGAAGAAATCAAAGCTATTCGTGAGAAGTACGGACTTTCGGCTGCAAAAATGGCAGAAGTACTGGATTTCGGAATCAATAGCTATCGACAATATGAAGACGGAGTGGTTCCCAGCCTCGCCAATGCCAAGCTCATTCGCCTGGCTGGAGAACCCAAACATTTCCTGGGATTTGTAGAGGAAAAAGAAAATATTTTTTCCCCTAATAGTTACCGCAAATTACTGGATCGCATACATGGGTTGATGGGAAGTAACAAACTGGAACAGGTCGTCAAATACATATGGAACTTCCACCTCGAGGCCAATGCCTTTACAGGATTTGTAAAGCCCAGCTTTGAGAAAGTCGCCCATTATGTGATCTATTTCGCCCAGCAGACCCAGCCGATGAAAACCCGTCTGAACAAACTCTTGTTCTATGCAGATTTTCTGCACTTCAAGCATACGGGCTATTCCATTTCCGGCTGCAATTACCGAGCGATTCCCTATGGACCGGTTCCCTCTCATTTCAGAGAACTTTTTGGCGTCCTGGAAACAGAAAAATATATCCAGATCGAAGAAGAATTATCTGATAGTGGACATATGGGTGAAAGGTTCCTGGCCCTTCAGGAATTTGATGCCAGTCTCTTCAGTGAGCAGGAACTGAAGCATATGGAAGAGGTAGTGGAAAGTATGGGTGAAATGAAGACAAAGGATCTCATTGAGCTTAGCCATGAAGAAGAAGCCTGGCAGGAAAATGAAAAAGAAAGAGAATTGATCGATTATCAAGCATATGCCTTTCACCTGAAAGGAATATAGACACAACACAATCAAACTAACAACACAGCACAACCCTGAAAAATTTTTTGTCCGATAAGTATTCATGCGTTTGATTGAGGGGAGAGCGAATTATTCGCCTCCCTTTCTTTTTTTGCCCTCCATCCCCAAAAGCTTACATCGGTAAGGCCTGCCTGATATTTGGTTCAATTAAATTCGTTTAATCGTATATTTTTATGAATGTATTAAATGAGTTTATAAACCAAATCGATCTTTTTTATCCTCAAAACAAACCATGGCAAAAAATAGAAACCAGGCAAGCTTGCGGACAAGGGCCTCAAGAATCGGAGGCGGAGCTATCCTGCTCTGCGCCTTGCTCATAGGGGTACTTTCAACCCAAAGAAATAATGAACTTCCCAATATTAAGGATACAGATAGTCCTGAGGTCCTTGAAACGGAATCTCTGAATAAAGTCGAGAAACCTCTGCTAACAGAAGCTCCGGCTGAGACAGAAGTAATTGAAATCACGGCTAGACGGACAGAGTCTGAAAGTACAACAGCTGTCGCTTCCGTTGAGCAAACAGCCTCTAGTGTTCAATACGGAAGTTTCCAGGCAGAAGTAGAAGGCAATGATGGCAAAGTGCGTTGGAGCACCTTATTTCAGCGACATATCAAAACCTTCGAAATACAGCGCTCCCTGGATGATGAAAATTATGAAGTAATCGGGAGAGTAGATGGAGAAGGTTCAGGCTCGTATAGTAAAGAACAGGTCTATGAATACATAGACAATAGCCTTGCTACGGTTCAAATGCCCCGGGTTTATTACCGAGTCAAACAGATCGGCTTCGATGGCCTGGAAGATTTCAGTGATGTAATCGAATATGAATTTGGACTGGATCTGGGCCTTTATTCCAGAATTGAAGAAATCCAGGACGGAAAAATCAAGTTGCTCTATGCTGCCGACAGAACTGGCCCTATTTCCTTGCGTTTTTTAAATGTAGCGGGAGAGATCATCGATAGCCACGAATTGCAGGCGGATTTTGATCCTCAGGCTCTCGCCATTGATGCAAGCAGCTGGAAGGAAGGCAAATATTTTTTGCAGCTACAAGATGAAGCTACCTCTGTGATGGAGCAATTTATTTACAAAAAATAAAGACTAATACTTATATATAGAGGAAGACACCCTACGGGGTGTCTATTTTATTTTCAATAGTTGGTGTGCTCCTGCACGCTTGCACAAAAGAAGCGCACGCTTATTCGTTTGCAGTGGTTTATAAGTGACCAAAAGCCGTACTTATGGTCGATTTAAAATTAACCATGGAAACTACTGATTATCCATTTGCATTACGAAAACGAGCCTTATTTTTGATCAAAGGCTTGTCTGCAAAATCAGCAATTCCTGCCAAACGCTCTGTCATCGACTCGACAACTATCACTCAACAGAGCCCTGATCAAAGCCCTTATCGCAAGACCCCATATCCGACTTTTAGTCGGCAAGTAACTCTCTACAGCCTCTCTTTGAGCAAAGGGCTTCTGGTACCTCTAAAGAAATCTAATACATCTAGTCTGAATTAAGCTAGGAATTAGCACATATGCATTAATGAAGGCCAGGTCAGGGAATAAAGTATTTCCTGAACCTGGCTTTTTATATTCCAACTTCCTCTCTCAATTCCCGTCTTTAAACTGGATGAAGCGAAAACCTCTCATGAGATTTTTCGAACCTGCATTTTGGATTGCAGGCCTAAGTTTCCTGGCATTTTCCAACCCGGAGGAAGAGCATATGTCTTTATGTGTGTTTAAGAATCTCGGATGGGAGAATTGTTGGGGATGCGGGATCGGGCATTCAATCTCCTATATTTTCAGAGGAGAATTTGCTGCCTCTTTCGAAGAACACATCTTTGGAATTCCCATATTCAT includes:
- a CDS encoding toxin, translated to MKSKDPASRDEVARFLEVFVQQKKEFGIRFYQRKKNVQALLDLEISARRREKILESLQIEDYYKGPREDGVNKGAEFWEFGVYLKKKDVYIKISIGLGEEAVRCFSFHEAERPIKYPYK
- a CDS encoding DUF4065 domain-containing protein, which produces MKGSTGNKNSKLMQEWVEYTFRKEPFKVFGSYYVDENGEEYTTTELDEFKVTQAQNLYRTKYHIPFPEEIKAIREKYGLSAAKMAEVLDFGINSYRQYEDGVVPSLANAKLIRLAGEPKHFLGFVEEKENIFSPNSYRKLLDRIHGLMGSNKLEQVVKYIWNFHLEANAFTGFVKPSFEKVAHYVIYFAQQTQPMKTRLNKLLFYADFLHFKHTGYSISGCNYRAIPYGPVPSHFRELFGVLETEKYIQIEEELSDSGHMGERFLALQEFDASLFSEQELKHMEEVVESMGEMKTKDLIELSHEEEAWQENEKERELIDYQAYAFHLKGI
- a CDS encoding DUF2752 domain-containing protein, with product MRFFEPAFWIAGLSFLAFSNPEEEHMSLCVFKNLGWENCWGCGIGHSISYIFRGEFAASFEEHIFGIPIFIILVFHIVHTLIKIKKTL